Proteins encoded within one genomic window of Anaerolineae bacterium:
- a CDS encoding sigma-70 family RNA polymerase sigma factor — translation MTQDTHPDPNGEAILLARSRAGDKEAFGMLAQRYCSFAVGVAYRMTGNSQLAEDLAQEAFIKAWRKLPQFRGDCSFRVWLGRIVTNT, via the coding sequence ATGACCCAGGACACGCATCCGGACCCGAACGGCGAAGCCATACTGCTGGCCCGCAGTCGCGCCGGCGACAAAGAGGCCTTCGGCATGCTGGCCCAGCGCTACTGCTCCTTCGCCGTGGGCGTGGCATATCGCATGACAGGCAACTCACAGTTGGCGGAAGACCTGGCGCAGGAGGCATTCATCAAGGCCTGGCGGAAGCTCCCGCAGTTCCGCGGCGACTGCAGTTTCCGGGTCTGGCTGGGTCGCATCGTCACCAATAC